A single genomic interval of Roseomonas aeriglobus harbors:
- a CDS encoding PAS domain-containing protein: MGLRFLDHGGEMGRRIRDRDWSSTPLGPIEAWPATLRTMLGVGLSSNHPTCVYWGPEMRLLYNDAWSVIPGERHPGCLGEPAADVWQDIWDIVGPQFHQVIATGESIAAYDQPLTFLRNGEPVQTWFTYSLSPIRDEHGDIVGIFNQGNETTRLVLAERESARELGRLRELFHQAPSAVALLHGPDFVFDFANEAYGALVGNRDIIGKPLIEALPEVVDTGVDTLLRQVWNTGEPYRADAAPVPIFATEGGLGEIRQLDVVYQPIRGVDGKVTDIFVQANDVTDRARAEEALRKSEERLQLALSSSLSIGTWDWDVANNRVTADDRFARLYGVDPAMAAAGAPIDDFFGGIHPDDVPRVQSAIDATLTTGAPFIEEYRLVRTGGRTLWVVAQGRAQFDSEGRAIRFPGVSFDITTRRNAEEAARDAARELRVATEAQDFLYRLNDQMRRLGLADEIKRIAAAALGRRLGADRVGFVRIDGESVHFDTCWTSEAMPPLTGTLPLDRLGTKALATYRKGETRVIVDHVAEGRELHDDERMHVVAGAGVGVPLLRYGRWVAGLYVNQDRPRRWSADEVSLIEAVAEAAWDAVDRANAVTALAESEAKFRAIANSIDQMVWSTRADGFHDYFNERWYDFTGVPHGSTDGEAWAGIFHPDDQDRAWATWNHSLTTGEPYRIEYRLRHRTGAYRWVLGSALPVRDAAGAIVRWFGTCTDIQEIVEAREVLARSRADLETAVVERTEQLMAAEAQLRQAQKMEAVGQLTGGIAHDFNNMLAVVIGALDLLERRVAQGRTDVGRYVEAARDGATRAAALTQRLLSFSRQTALDPVPTDLGLLIDGMTELLDRTLGEGIHVETKLALDTWAARTDRSQLENALVNLAVNARDAMPRGGRLTIATGNRPINSAEAATKGMMPGDYVMIAVSDTGTGMDAETAARAFDPFFTTKSVGKGTGLGLSQVFGFVRQSGGHITLDTAPGEGTCITILLPRDASGRVPTAPAPTNPDAPKARRGEKVLLVEDEDRVRNFSIEALEELGYSVTAACDGPSALALIHGGLVPDLLFTDMVMPEMTGRELAAAVRERHPDLRVLFTSGYTREEGEALDPYVLRKPFDVLTLALRIRQTLDAGARLG, from the coding sequence ATGGGCCTGCGCTTCCTCGATCATGGCGGAGAAATGGGACGGCGGATCCGCGACCGCGACTGGTCGTCGACGCCGCTCGGCCCGATCGAGGCGTGGCCGGCGACGCTGCGCACCATGTTGGGCGTCGGCCTGTCGTCGAACCACCCGACCTGCGTCTATTGGGGGCCGGAGATGCGGCTGCTCTACAACGACGCGTGGTCGGTCATTCCCGGCGAGCGTCACCCGGGGTGCCTGGGCGAACCGGCCGCCGATGTGTGGCAGGATATCTGGGACATCGTCGGCCCCCAGTTTCATCAGGTGATCGCGACCGGCGAGAGCATCGCCGCCTATGACCAGCCACTGACGTTCCTGCGCAACGGCGAACCCGTGCAGACGTGGTTCACCTACAGCCTGTCGCCGATCCGCGACGAACACGGCGATATCGTCGGCATCTTCAACCAGGGCAACGAGACGACCCGGCTGGTTCTTGCCGAGCGAGAAAGCGCGCGCGAGCTGGGCCGCCTGCGCGAACTGTTCCACCAGGCGCCGAGCGCCGTCGCGCTGCTCCACGGCCCCGACTTCGTGTTCGATTTCGCCAACGAAGCCTATGGCGCGTTGGTCGGCAACCGCGACATCATCGGCAAACCGCTGATCGAGGCGTTGCCCGAGGTCGTCGACACCGGCGTCGACACGCTGCTGCGGCAGGTGTGGAACACCGGCGAGCCCTATCGCGCGGATGCGGCCCCGGTGCCGATCTTCGCGACGGAAGGGGGGTTGGGCGAAATCCGCCAGCTCGACGTCGTGTACCAGCCGATCCGCGGGGTCGACGGCAAGGTCACCGACATCTTCGTCCAGGCAAACGACGTCACCGACCGTGCCCGTGCCGAGGAAGCGCTGCGCAAGAGCGAGGAGCGGCTGCAACTGGCGCTCAGCTCGTCGCTCAGCATCGGGACCTGGGACTGGGACGTCGCGAATAACCGGGTGACCGCCGACGATCGATTCGCCCGTTTGTACGGCGTCGATCCGGCCATGGCGGCGGCCGGCGCGCCGATCGACGACTTCTTCGGCGGCATCCATCCCGACGACGTGCCGCGGGTTCAGTCTGCGATCGACGCGACGCTGACGACCGGCGCCCCGTTCATCGAGGAATATCGCCTGGTCCGCACCGGTGGCCGGACGCTGTGGGTCGTGGCCCAGGGACGCGCGCAGTTCGATTCCGAAGGGCGTGCGATCCGCTTTCCGGGGGTCAGTTTCGACATCACCACGCGGCGCAATGCCGAAGAAGCCGCGCGCGACGCCGCCCGCGAACTGCGCGTGGCAACCGAGGCGCAGGATTTCCTGTACCGGTTGAACGACCAGATGCGCCGGCTGGGGCTGGCCGACGAGATCAAGCGGATCGCGGCCGCCGCGCTCGGCCGGCGGCTGGGCGCGGACCGGGTGGGCTTCGTCCGGATCGATGGCGAAAGCGTGCATTTCGACACCTGCTGGACCAGCGAGGCGATGCCGCCGCTGACGGGGACGTTGCCACTCGACCGGCTGGGGACCAAAGCGCTTGCGACGTATCGCAAGGGCGAAACGCGCGTGATCGTCGATCATGTCGCGGAGGGGCGCGAACTGCACGACGACGAACGGATGCACGTCGTCGCCGGCGCGGGCGTCGGCGTGCCGCTGCTCCGTTACGGCCGCTGGGTCGCCGGACTCTACGTCAATCAGGACCGCCCGCGGCGCTGGAGCGCGGACGAGGTCTCGCTGATCGAAGCGGTGGCAGAAGCGGCGTGGGATGCGGTCGACCGCGCCAATGCGGTGACGGCGCTCGCCGAAAGCGAAGCGAAGTTCCGTGCCATCGCCAATTCGATCGACCAGATGGTCTGGTCGACCCGCGCCGACGGCTTCCACGATTATTTCAACGAACGCTGGTACGATTTCACCGGCGTGCCGCATGGGTCGACCGATGGCGAGGCTTGGGCGGGCATCTTCCACCCCGACGACCAGGACCGGGCGTGGGCGACGTGGAACCATAGCCTGACGACCGGCGAACCGTATCGCATCGAATATCGCCTGCGCCACCGCACCGGCGCCTATCGCTGGGTCCTGGGCAGCGCGCTGCCGGTGCGCGACGCGGCCGGGGCGATCGTCCGCTGGTTCGGCACCTGCACGGACATTCAGGAAATCGTCGAGGCGCGCGAGGTGCTCGCCCGCTCGCGTGCGGACCTGGAGACGGCGGTCGTCGAACGGACCGAACAGCTGATGGCGGCGGAAGCGCAGCTGCGCCAGGCGCAGAAGATGGAAGCCGTCGGTCAGTTGACTGGCGGGATCGCACACGATTTCAACAACATGCTCGCGGTCGTCATCGGTGCGCTCGATCTGCTCGAACGCCGCGTGGCGCAGGGGCGGACCGACGTCGGCCGCTATGTCGAGGCCGCGCGCGACGGCGCCACGCGCGCCGCGGCGCTGACCCAGCGGCTGCTCAGCTTCTCGCGTCAGACCGCGCTCGACCCGGTGCCGACCGACCTCGGGCTGCTGATCGACGGCATGACAGAATTGCTCGACCGGACGCTGGGCGAGGGTATTCATGTCGAAACCAAGCTGGCGCTCGATACCTGGGCGGCACGTACCGATCGCAGCCAGCTCGAAAACGCGCTGGTCAACCTGGCGGTCAATGCGCGCGATGCCATGCCGCGGGGCGGGCGTCTGACGATCGCGACCGGCAACAGGCCGATCAATTCGGCCGAAGCCGCGACGAAGGGCATGATGCCCGGGGATTATGTCATGATCGCGGTGTCCGACACGGGTACCGGCATGGACGCCGAAACCGCGGCGCGTGCATTCGATCCGTTCTTCACAACCAAGTCCGTCGGCAAGGGAACCGGCCTGGGGCTCAGCCAGGTCTTCGGTTTCGTCCGCCAGTCGGGCGGTCACATCACGCTCGACACCGCGCCGGGCGAGGGCACGTGCATCACCATCCTGCTGCCGCGCGATGCAAGCGGCCGTGTGCCGACCGCCCCGGCACCAACCAACCCGGATGCGCCGAAAGCAAGACGCGGTGAAAAGGTGTTGCTGGTCGAGGACGAGGACCGCGTCCGCAACTTCTCCATCGAAGCGCTCGAGGAGCTCGGCTACAGCGTTACCGCGGCATGCGACGGCCCAAGCGCGCTTGCGCTGATACATGGGGGACTGGTCCCCGATCTGTTGTTCACCGATATGGTGATGCCGGAAATGACCGGCCGCGAACTGGCAGCCGCCGTGCGCGAGCGACACCCCGACCTGCGCGTACTGTTCACCAGCGGCTACACGCGCGAAGAAGGAGAAGCGCTGGACCCGTACGTCTTGCGCAAGCCGTTCGACGTGCTGACGCTCGCGCTTCGGATACGCCAGACGCTCGACGCGGGCGCCCGCCTGGGCTAG
- a CDS encoding fumarylacetoacetate hydrolase family protein, translating to MKVASLKHGRDGRLVVVSNDLAWCADATHIAPTLQAALDNWDQLLPDLKNLQTDLDHEVIPRIRFHEHDAASPLPRAYQWADGSAYVNHVALVRQARSAEMPETFWHDPLMYQGGSDGFLGPRDPIPLADESWGCDLEAEVVVVTGDVPLGATREEALEAILLVGLTNDVSLRNLIPGELAKGFGFFQSKPASAFSPVFVTPDALGDWWRDGKLHRKLMVDLNGKPFGRADAGVDMTFDFGTLVAHAAKTRKLGAGTIIGSGTVSNRDADGGPGKPIADGGVGYSCLAEVRTVETILRGKPETPFLKAGDTVRIWAEDDRHHPIFGVIEQVVGQ from the coding sequence ATGAAGGTTGCGAGCCTGAAGCACGGCCGGGACGGCCGGCTGGTGGTTGTGTCGAACGATCTCGCCTGGTGCGCGGACGCGACCCATATTGCGCCCACCCTGCAGGCCGCGCTCGACAATTGGGACCAGCTGCTGCCGGATCTGAAGAACCTGCAGACCGATCTCGACCACGAAGTCATCCCGCGTATCCGGTTCCACGAACATGACGCCGCGTCGCCGTTGCCGCGCGCGTATCAATGGGCGGACGGGTCGGCGTATGTGAACCATGTCGCGCTGGTGCGGCAGGCGCGATCGGCGGAAATGCCGGAGACGTTCTGGCACGATCCGCTGATGTATCAGGGCGGCTCCGATGGCTTTCTCGGGCCGCGCGACCCGATTCCGCTGGCGGACGAGAGCTGGGGCTGCGACCTGGAGGCCGAAGTGGTCGTGGTGACCGGCGACGTGCCGCTCGGCGCCACCCGCGAAGAGGCGCTCGAGGCGATCCTGCTCGTCGGGCTGACCAACGATGTGAGCTTGCGCAACCTGATCCCCGGCGAACTGGCCAAGGGCTTCGGCTTCTTCCAGTCGAAGCCGGCGAGCGCCTTCTCGCCCGTCTTCGTGACACCGGATGCGCTCGGCGACTGGTGGCGCGACGGCAAGCTCCACCGCAAGCTGATGGTCGACCTGAACGGCAAGCCGTTCGGTCGCGCGGACGCGGGCGTCGACATGACCTTCGATTTCGGCACGCTGGTCGCGCATGCGGCGAAGACGCGAAAGCTGGGGGCGGGGACGATCATCGGATCGGGCACCGTCAGCAACCGCGACGCCGACGGCGGGCCGGGCAAGCCGATCGCGGACGGGGGTGTGGGCTATTCCTGCTTGGCCGAAGTCCGCACGGTCGAGACGATCCTGCGCGGCAAGCCGGAGACGCCGTTCCTGAAGGCGGGCGATACGGTGCGGATATGGGCGGAGGATGACAGGCATCACCCGATCTTCGGAGTGATCGAGCAGGTGGTTGGTCAGTGA
- a CDS encoding extensin family protein — protein sequence MKGVRQFLIAMTVAAVILAGVFAIYALVKSRPQDLPWTPLDLAEKPGMFTGRKLAALGDDFAQCRALMDKAGVRYTVLDPVQPAQAACGYDNGVRPTGGAAALSYAPAGLGMACPVAAAMAMLEWNVIQPAAETHFGSPVRTIEHFGSYNCRRLYGRSSGDYSQHATANAIDIAGFVLRDGTRVTVVGDWDGSGPKGAQKAAFLREVRDGACKLFATTLSPDYNAAHRDHFHLDQADRGAMGWRACR from the coding sequence GTGAAGGGCGTGCGCCAGTTCCTGATCGCGATGACGGTCGCCGCGGTGATTCTCGCGGGCGTGTTCGCCATTTACGCCCTGGTGAAGTCCCGCCCGCAGGACCTGCCGTGGACGCCGCTCGACCTTGCCGAAAAACCGGGGATGTTCACCGGCCGCAAGCTCGCCGCGCTGGGCGATGACTTCGCGCAGTGCCGCGCACTGATGGACAAGGCAGGCGTGCGCTACACCGTGCTCGATCCGGTGCAACCGGCGCAGGCGGCCTGCGGGTATGACAATGGCGTGCGACCGACCGGCGGGGCGGCGGCCCTAAGCTATGCGCCGGCCGGGCTCGGCATGGCATGCCCGGTGGCCGCCGCCATGGCGATGCTCGAATGGAACGTCATCCAGCCCGCGGCCGAGACGCATTTCGGATCACCGGTTCGGACGATCGAGCATTTCGGAAGCTATAATTGCCGGCGGCTCTATGGGCGCAGCTCCGGTGATTACAGCCAGCACGCAACGGCGAATGCGATCGATATCGCGGGCTTCGTGCTGCGCGACGGGACGCGGGTCACGGTCGTCGGGGATTGGGACGGGTCAGGGCCGAAGGGCGCGCAGAAGGCGGCGTTCCTGCGCGAGGTGCGCGATGGCGCGTGCAAGCTGTTCGCGACCACGCTGTCGCCGGACTACAATGCGGCGCACCGGGATCATTTCCACCTGGACCAGGCGGATCGCGGAGCGATGGGGTGGCGGGCGTGCCGGTAG